In Rhizobium favelukesii, the sequence TCGGCCTTCGACTTCCCGGTCTTCCGATCTTGGCCCAGCTCGTAGCTGACCTTTTCGCCTTCTCGGAGCGAATCGCCTCGTTGCAGGGCAGACACATGGACGAACACATCCGCTCCGCCATTCTCGGGCGTAATGAAGCCAAATCCCTTGTCTTCATTAAAAAATTTCACGGTACCTGTAGGCATGACTTTCCTCTTTAATTCTGCAGCGAGTTTGGCCCGCCAATCGGACCTATAGCTCCGAGCGTATCCTTGTCCACCAACGGTCTG encodes:
- a CDS encoding cold-shock protein, which gives rise to MPTGTVKFFNEDKGFGFITPENGGADVFVHVSALQRGDSLREGEKVSYELGQDRKTGKSKAENVSVL